The Vicia villosa cultivar HV-30 ecotype Madison, WI linkage group LG1, Vvil1.0, whole genome shotgun sequence genome includes a region encoding these proteins:
- the LOC131603596 gene encoding DNA replication licensing factor MCM5-like — protein MSGWDEGGVYYSDQAHSWDDGRGEAEATVSNHTILQKFKEFIRNFETGNNVFPYRESLLNNPKFLVIDMEDLDSFDPDLPSKLRSAPADILPLFETAAAQVLVNLKTKVAGDTGVMEDAAPGDVQILLTSKEDSVSMRSLGAQYISKLVKIAGITIAASRTKAKATYVTLICKNCKKGKQVPCRPGLGGAVVPRSCDHIPQPGEEPCPIDPWLIVPDKSKYVDQQTLKLQENPEDVPTGELPRNLLLSVDRHLVQTVVPGSRLTIVGIYSIFQASNSSTSNKGAVAVRQPYIRVVGIEDANEAKSRGPTAFTTEEIEEFKKFASEPDAYKNICSKIAPSIFGHEDVKKALACLLFGGSRKHLPDGVRLRGDINVLLLGDPSTAKSQFLKFVEKTAPIAVYTSGKGSSAAGLTASVIQDSSTREFYLEGGAMVLADGGVVCIDEFDKMRPEDRVAIHEAMEQQTISIAKAGITTVLNSRTSVLAAANPPSGRYDDLKTAQDNIDLQTTILSRFDLIFIVKDIRMYSQDKIIASHIIKVHASASATRGENKTIISKEDNWLKRYLKYCRTECHPRLSESAAKLLQNNYVKIRQDMRQQANETGAAAAIPITVRQLEAIVRLSESLAKMKLSHLATEENVQEAIRLFTVSTMDAAKSGINQQVNLTPEMAQEIQQAEVQIKRRIGIGNHISERRLIDDLGRMGLNDSIVRRALLIMHQRDEVEYKRERRVVFRKA, from the exons ATGTCAGGTTGGGACGAAGGAGGTGTATACTACAGCGATCAGGCACACTCCTGGGACGACGGCCGTGGCGAAGCGGAAGCCACCGTCTCCAACCACACCATCCTCCAAAAATTCAAGGAGTTCATTCGAAACTTCGAGACTGGGAACAATGTTTTCCCTTACAGAGAGAGTCTTCTCAATAATCCCAAGTTCCTCGTTATCGATATGGAAGATCTTGACTCTTTTGACCCTGACCTTCCTTCTAAACTCCGATCTGCTCCCGCCGATATCCTCCCACTG tTCGAAACTGCGGCGGCGCAGGTTTTGGTGAATTTGAAAACTAAAGTGGCTGGAGATACTGGCGTTATGGAAGATGCTGCACCTGGTGATGTTCAAATTCTCCTTACCTCTAAGGAGGATTCCGTCTCAATGAGATCGCTTGGG GCTCAATACATTTCAAAGCTTGTTAAAATTGCTGGGATAACTATTGCTGCATCCAGGACTAAGGCTAAGGCTACATATGTCACTTTGATATGTAAGAATTGTAAGAAAGGGAAACAAGTTCCGTGTCGGCCCGGGCTTGGGGGAGCTGTTGTTCCTCGATCATGTGATCATATTCCTCAG CCTGGAGAAGAACCTTGTCCAATAGATCCATGGCTTATTGTACCTGACAAGAGCAAGTATGTTGATCAACAAACCCTGAAGTTGCAAGAAAATCCTGAG GATGTTCCTACTGGAGAGCTTCCTAGAAACCTGCTTCTCTCTGTTGATCGACATCTAGTTCAAACAGTAGTTCCTGGCTCAAGATTAACAATTGTTGGGATCTATAGTATTTTTCAGGCTTCAAACTCTTCTACATC CAACAAAGGAGCTGTTGCAGTTAGGCAGCCTTATATTAGGGTTGTTGGAATAGAAGATGCAAATGAAGCCAAGTCTCGAGGTCCCACTGCGTTTACGACAGAAGAA ATTGAAGAGTTCAAAAAGTTTGCATCTGAGCCCGATGCATACAAAAATATATGCTCCAAAATTGCTCCGTCTATATTTGGGCATGAAGATGTCAAAAAGGCTTTGGCCTGTCTTCTATTTGGAGGGTCAAGAAAG CATTTGCCAGATGGGGTGAGATTAAGAGGTGATATCAACGTGTTACTTCTCGGGGATCCATCTACAGCAAAGTCACAG TTTCTCAAGTTTGTTGAAAAGACTGCTCCTATTGCTGTTTATACTTCTGGAAAAGGCTCATCTGCAGCTGGCCTTACAGCTTCTGTAATCCAAGATAGCAGCACT CGTGAGTTTTATCTTGAAGGAGGTGCCATGGTCTTGGCAGATGGAGgtgttgtttgcattgatgagTTTGACAAGATGAGACCAGAAGATAG GGTTGCCATTCATGAAGCCATGGAACAGCAAACTATATCCATAGCCAAAGCAGGGATAACAACTGTTCTTAATTCCAGGACTTCCGTTCTTGCTGCTGCCAACCCTCCATCAGGGCGTTATGATGACCTTAAG ACTGCACAGGACAATATTGATTTACAGACAACTATTCTTTCTAGGTTTGATTTAATCTTCATAGTGAAAGATATCAGAATGTACAGTCAAGACAAG ATTATAGCTAGTCATATCATAAAAGTTCACGCATCAGCTAGTGCAACAAGGGGTGAGAATAAGACTATCATTTCCAAAGAAGATAATTGGTTGAAGAG GTACTTAAAGTATTGTCGAACTGAGTGCCACCCTCGTCTGTCGGAATCTGCAGCAAAGTTACTGCAAAATAATTATGTGAAAATCAGACAG GATATGAGGCAACAGGCAAATGAAACTGGAGCAGCTGCTGCAATACCAATTACTGTAAGGCAGCTGGAAGCTATTGTGAGGTTGAGTGAGTCACTTGCAAAGATGAAACT ATCTCATCTTGCTACCGAGGAGAATGTGCAAGAAGCCATAAGGCTTTTCACTGTGTCTACGATGGATGCAGCTAAATCGGGAATAAACCAACAAGTAAATCTCACACCTGAGATGGCACAAGAGATACAG CAAGCAGAAGTTCAGATAAAGAGAAGAATTGGAATTGGGAACCACATATCAGAAAGAAGACTGATAGATGACTTAGGCAGAATGGGGTTGAATGACTCTATT GTGAGAAGAGCCCTTCTAATCATGCACCAGAGAGACGAAGTGGAGTACAAGCGAGAAAGGCGTGTTGTATTTCGGAAAGCCTAA